A segment of the Trifolium pratense cultivar HEN17-A07 linkage group LG7, ARS_RC_1.1, whole genome shotgun sequence genome:
ctaaaaaaatagtaacaaagtGATTATAAATCCATGATTTTCTAAGTAGCATTTCTCCACATATCTGAACCTATACTAGTCCTCCATAAATTTGCATCTTCTCGTTCCTGCTCTTGTGTTTGAACAATGGGTTCATAATTATTGTCTTCATGATTTGGTAACACtgaagatgaggatgaagactcATCCGTAGGTTCGACTGGAAATTCATCTGAACGACATTCTTTACGAAGAAAATTATGAAGTGTTGCGCATGCCAACACAAGCTCCGCTTGTGCCTTAAATGGAAATGGAGGCGCGGACTTAAAAATTGTGAACCGCGATTTAAAAACACCAAATATTCTCTCAATCACATTCCTTAAGGATGCATGTCGAAGATTGAATAATTCCTTTTCATTTTCAGGGTCATTACCATGACCTGCAAAATCTTGTAGATGATATCGTACACCTCGATATGGGGCTAAAAATTTGCGTCGATTTGGAAATCCACAATCCACCAAAAAATACTTACCTAATTACATAAGAGATGCATATAAAATTAGTATGAAACTGAAAATAGATAAAACACAGTTTAAAAATTGACGACTTACCTTGGGGTACTTTAAGTCCATTCCTCCTTGTCAAAACATCATTTAATAGCTTGGAATCATGTGTTGAACCCTCCCATCCGCTAAGAACGTACATGAATTCCAAATCAAAGTTGCATGCAGCTAATACATTTTGTGATATATTTCCATTACGATCACGATAACTGCTTACATCTCGTCCTCTTACCATTGCCGGAATGTGTGTACCATCAATAGCTCCAATGCagctaatatatatatatatatatatatatatatatatatatatatatatatatatatatatatatatatatatatatatatatatatatatatatatatatatatatatatcaattattatcgatattattataataaacacaATTATATTTACAATTTTGTTATAATTAGATAATGATCACATATAATAAACACAATTATATTATGTGTTGACATCATGTTATATTGGTTCTTAAACCACTTCATCCGACTCAAATAGTGACTATAAGTTTTAGGGAACCTAGTCTTAGCATTTAGTTCAGGAAGTATTAACCGTTCTACAGTTTGTTTGCTAAGTGATCCATTAGCATCACGCATCCCCCTATTCATAGCATCCACCAAGAGATGTAACAACTCATTGGTTTCCTCCATTGTCCAAGTTACATAATCTTTGTCTTTACTTTTTCCTCTATTATTTTCTTGCAAGTCTCCCATTTGATCgctaatatatatacatataataaactaattatttgaTAGTTGATTTTCTAATTGTCGAAAGTGTAATAACAACTATACAccgatataatatataattcaatAGAAAAATCAAACCTAATAAATAACATTGTAATGAAAGGACAAGTAATAATAGTgattttttgaatcaaaataataacaataatatataaaataaaaacaatgaaccgtaaaaattgtgttttttttaatcaaaataataacaataatatatatataaaaaaaaaaagaaccgtAACATAAAAGTGCATAAACATaatcaatcaatgaaaaaattgaaaagttgtCTCTAGAACCGTAACAATGCTggcatattttttcatatagtGTTTTTTTTCCAATCCCTTATAAACACAATCAAAGTATAATAATAGACACAATCAATCAAAGTTCTAGCATCGTATGAAAAAATCATCATATCAAATTGATCAAAAAAACACAATCAATCATCATATGAAAAAATTCTAGCATGAACAAATTTCAGACAGATCCGtatgaaaaaattgatcaaagttGTAAGAAAGAACCTGATGATGGTAGTCCTAACGGCTGGAGAAAAGTCTTGGAAAATTCTGAAAAGTCTCAAGGGTTTGAGTGAGATTGTTGGAAAAGTATTTTACGTGTAATTTGAACAAAAAAGTctatcaaaatccattccataaaaaagtcatcaaaatctatagacttttgaataccaatagacattttaaaaagtatgagaaatctcaattgaatacctaCAGATTTTgttgccttaaaaaaaaatcataattgtcttaattgaataccacaagatttgtttaacttttataaaagtcttgattgaataccacaagactttttaatcataaaaatgtcttttaaaatccattgaaatctCGTTTGGTTGAGCTTTTAGACATCCAAAAACACGTTGGTAGTATTTAAACGTGAGTTAGACTTGTTGGAAAGTTGTTTGGCATTTTTATGTAGAATCCATTATATCATCTAGACGTGAGTTTAGTTGAAGCAAGAATTCTTAGCTTCCGCGTTTGCTAAAATTGCTTTTCAAATTATATGTTTCTCTTGTGTCTTTCCAACGATGTCCcttgctttattttattatttattattatatatcctTGTCAAATTGGTAAATATACACATGATATTTCTTATACGGAAACAtgcttatattatttgttttattattattaattttttttttattatagtcaACTACATTATTTTCTATACGTACCAACCATGcctatattttttgttttccactcacaaaacattatttttcaattatttactattatattttattaaattgtaaGTTCATAATATAATTTGACAGAAAATAATTTCTAAATATAATATGCATTttaatgtttataatttttaattatttgtttataattttttaaatgtggtttttttttctactgTGGTTGATTGTTAATTAAAAATCCATTTTGGTAATTAGCCACCCCAAAAAGCAATTTTGATCTAAACTATccaaacaatataaattagtgaaaatcatttttactaaatgtatccaaacataaatcaattctgttcaaatcacttttaatcaaactcaattttatcAAACCAATTCTCTTCACcgcaaaccaaacacacactaagcTTATGTTTGTTTGAGTGTTTTTTCCTTCCAAACGCGCGTCTCTCTCTCAAAACGCAACTTTTTCATTTTCTGTGCTGTTTGGACAAAATCCAAAAGTGAGTCTATGACAGTGCAAACGTGAGTTTAGTCGAAGCTAGAAATCCAAGCTTCTACGTATGTCAAACGCGATTCCAATTTTAAGGACATAAATGTCTCTATTTTGCCCTTTTATGATTgcttactctttttttttgttgacaaaattatAACTGTTTGTGTTGTGATGTTGGTTTTCTTCCATTTTAGAGTTGCTATGGCAAGAATCGTAGAGATCCATTGACACTGCCTCTTCTTGCTGCAAATTTGGGTGTTTGCTACAGTAGCATTCCAAGGTTAGGGAAGATATACGATGGGTTCAATTTGCGggtcaaaaaagaaaagcagCAATGGGCTCCAAAGTCCAAATGCACATtgtatatttttgtgtgtgtttgcaatattagaaaaaacaataatacaatatccttttaaaaaaaaattctaatatgcaTTTTGGATAATAATTGgtagcttcttaaaaaataaattttctttgatATTCGTTGtagtatactccctccgtcccatattataagcaaaaaaaatcactttttcatgtcccaaattataagcaaaaaaaattaacttttatcattttcaagataaatttttacttaatttactctctcttttcttttccccataatcaataaccaataaaaactgtttttacatcttcccataaaacttatttcaacaaacacacaaaaagtcaaccttgaaattatcatattttacttttcttaataagtgtgaaaatattttttttgcttatattatgggacggagtagtatagattattaagaaaaattgaaaattcctAACACAAACGTAACaaaatttaggcttaaatgtagttttgaCTCCCAAAGTtttacaattgcttgattttggtgagtagaattgatttatgtttgaataactttatgttgtttggatagtttAGATCAAAATTACTTTTAGATGTGTAATGACCAAAatgagttttaattttttaatttttatttttttttaacgcggttttttgaaacataaatcaattctactcACCGATAAGAATCACTTTTACATAAAGttattcaaacataaatcaattctactcACCAAAATCAATTCAGTAAAATTCAATTATACCAAACTCAATTATAAGCACCACTAAATGAAACACTAAATCAAACACACAGCAAGCCTCGTTAGATTCAAATCATCACATAACAGAAACTTACAGCTGTAATAACAaaacttttataatattaatataaaattggcttaaatgcagttttggccccccaagtttcacaattgcttgattttggcccctcacatttcaattgcttgattttaaccccctaagtttcacaattgcttgattttagccctccaagtttaaattgctcgattttggccccccaagtttacccccttttgcatttgctagccccccgttgaatattttgattaaaaattggttatgtagcattttaaaattaaataagtattttaaaataaataaataaattacaaattgttttttaaaaataaattataaaatatttttcttattatatgtagtttgtaaaataattttgttatataaaaaagtaaaaaaaacattttatgaactattttttaaaaactttgtaaacttttttttaaataaaaaataattattaaaccttttattaaaaaaacaatttttaatacatttttataaaagcaaatattattattttttaatttttttaattaaaacatattttaaatttttttttaaatgtcacataagcaatttttagtcaaaaaagtcaatgGGGACCAGgaaatgcaaaatggggtaaacttggggggccaaaatcgagcaattgaaacttggagggctaaaatcaagcaattgtgaaacttagagggttaaaatcaagcaattgaaatgtagggggctaaaatcaagcaattgtgaaacttggggggccaaaactgcatttaagcctataaaATTCACAAGTACACCTCAAATTTGCTTTATCAAAATGTTCCTGTATCATAGCTTCATATTGTCCTGAATCTACTTAATCATTCAAGCTTCCAAACTAAAAGCAAAGAAGGATTTTAAACAACGCATTCATCCATTGTTGCATCAAATATGGGTACAACTTTATTTATGTTAATGTCAAGCCTTAACATTTCTGcctcaaaaaaaaaagccttaatGTTTCAAATTCAATTGCAATCTTAAACTTCCAAAGTAAATATGAAACTGTGGAAATTTCCTGTTAGGAAACTGTTTGAAAGTTTCTCAAAATAATACTTAGGTTTTTGAACCTATGTTCTAAAATATGTGTACACATTGTGCTACTGCTTTTCTCTACCCATAATGTTAATCATTAAGGTTAGGGATAATCTGTTTAGTCACATGTGCATTGGACCAGCAATGTGGCTTCTATTCTACCCATTTCCGGAAAAACAGTAAACTAAAACATTGTAGCAAACACATAGAATCAGAATTCAGGATTCAGATCCGATTTAGCCACTACCTTCAACCATCTATACCATGAACTTCTTTTAATAAATCAGATCAATCAGGATGAggatgaagaattttttttttatttatttgtgaaCCTTATGTTGGAAGaagaagagtttttttttttttttttgaataggAAGGGAAGAAGCAATTTGTTTGGACAAAAAACAtcatgatgttgttgtgatattgtttcaattgattttaacaataacaattaaaattaataaaacaatataaagaTTGAGGTAATTCTATAACTTTTAATATGGTAGAGACTTATTTGCAAAATTAATAGATATGGAGATACATAGTAAGTGATATGTAGCATATAATCCTATCTAGTATTTGACTAAGTCCACTTACTTTCCCATTGGCCACGATGGCGACTTCACCAAAGAAACCATTTTGGTGACTTCACGCTAGAATTTTCCTATGAAAATACTTTACATAAATTGTTATACATGCTTGCAACAGAATAGTCATTTTTATTACCACCTATTCCCACTCTTTCATCACACCCATTGTGCACAATCCACATGAGGGGAGTAGCCGCAATTTTCTGTTGAAAAATATGCCAGGCATCCAACTCTGCCGTACCACCTACCATCCTCGTTCACTAACTCGCAAACTTTCATGCCATGCAGGTGTTGCAGAATAGCCGcatgttttatgtttttctaaGAGTGGAAATGAACAACATCATTAATGTTATCTTAATTTTCTAAAAGAATCCAAATTTTAGGACAAAAGTAAAAGTTATACGAACCAAAGATTAAGATAGAAGAATAGTACCTCTTGAAGTTCTATCAGCTTGAAATTATTCGGAATTTTCAAGTGATTTCCCAACATATCTTCcctcaattcaattttttgtacTTCTAACcatccaactttttttttttttattatcatcaCAAGACTTTGTGTCTCTGCTTGTAGAGTTAGCAACTCCCCTTCAACAACCTTGAGCATGTTCCCTGCCACAGATATGATCTCAACATTCACATACAAATAGTCAAACCTTGACCAACTTGAtaagaaaaatacaaatattGATCCAATATAACCGACACTCTCCTCTCTCCAGACCTTTGGTTGGGAATAGTCGAAGACACTAATGCTCTGTTTCGTAAAAGTAAGTTGTAAGCTACCTGATAGCCGATAAGCTCAATGTTTTAAGAATCGGACCGGAAGTCGAACCGTTGTGACCACCAATTCAAGGTTCAACCGGTCGGACCGAttcaaccgttattgaaccgtttatattgaaccgttcatataattttacTATCATAacaaaatagaataattttttttttctctataacaaactaacaaaacaCAACTTAAGaaagtaacaaataaataaatattaaataaaataaaaagaataatatttaGCTCAACAATAAGCCCAATTTATTACTGAAAAAAGAACATACTTGACCCAAGCCCATTTACTAAACcctaaatataaatatctaATCTTGTCTTAGTATACAATACAAACAATATGCAAATGTAATCAGCCGTACACTGTTCATCTTTCTCTTCTCAATCACGTgagattttttctttctttttcttccttaatTTTTATTGGCACATCCTTTCTTATATCTCTTCTTCAAGCTCAATCttgttctttctctctctttgcTTTCTCTTCTTCAagcaaattactattttttcttttacttttttaaacaaatcagttacttttatttgtataaaagcaaaggaaaagaaaattgaatcCTTCTGGTCTCTGTATTTCTATGTCCGGATCTTTTTACAACTCTGTTAATTAATTACCGTAAAAGACAAAGGCAAATCTTAATCAATGgataaaagggaaaaaaattcttgacaaaaaaagagcGTGAAAAGAAACGAAAAATAGGggaaaaagtgtttttttttttttaaaaaaaagctaGATTCCGAACCGGCCGATTTTTTAAAACCGCCCCCGGTTCGACGGTTTGTGCGGTTCAGGACGGTTCCAAACGGTTTTTTTCTGGTTCTACAGACTATTGATTCTTAGCACTCATCCGGACCGCTGTTGTGTCCGGTTCCCGgttgaaccggccggtccggttcttaaaacagtggataagctagcttataactgaAAAGCTAACTTACAACGGATAGCatgtagcttatagctgaaaagctagtagaataaaattaaagtgtttgacaaatttagctgttataagtacaaaatgacataaaagtacatggttggtgggtagtttttttttgtaagtgttagtgggtagttattacataatttaaaaaaaataaataaataaaactaataagggtaaatatggaataaaatgaaaaagctataagctataagctcatacgctacttgaaatagcatctcaaaaaaagtcacaagctagttagagaaactcgttaccaaacacttgacatttttatcaaacaagcttataagttagtccaataaactataagctagcttattggacttaccaaacagtgcctAACTCTTAATTCGAACTAAAATTTTGGTCAgattcaattttattataataataatttttttatattattttattatatttttttatattattattttatattatttttttagagttttattataataataataatatggtaGTATGGTAGTTGCTTTTTGTTTCCTCTAATTGGAGCATCTAAGCTCTATCCCGATAGTAAGTAAACCCAATCGAATTCATTTGTTCGGACAATTAATTCGAACTAAAATTTTGGCCAGATccaattttattataataataattttttttatattattttacttcAAAGGTCTTCCTATTTATAGGTGAGGATAGTGGCTTCAATTCATAAATTAGTATAGTGGATaattgcttttaaaaaaaaaaatagtatagtgGATAATTATCTCACCTTTACAAAAAATAGCTTCACTACAGTTTTTCAAGAAACTATACAATCATCTAATCTGTTATTTAATTGTACTGAAAAAGGAACATCTCGCTCGATTATGAATACCTTAACTACTCCAAAGAGTATTAAGTACAGGTATTGGCTGTTTtcgataaaagataaaatagcTTCACTACAGTTTTTCAAGAAGCTATAAAATCTCTTTAACTTTTCCCTACTTgcattaaaatttattgttgtttgaAAATTACTATAAGTGATTCCCTACAGCACTTGCCATAAAGCAAAGTGGAAGGTCAGAAGTAGATAGAAAGAAGTCGTATAAGCACTAATTCAGTATGGAAAAgtgataaaaatatacaaataacTCTAATAATACATAACAGCAGTTACATAATCACAACAAGGTTTTAACCGAAAATATACCAAGCAATTAAGCAAAATTACACGACAGTTTTATAAGACCAATTAACAAATCACATAGGTGAGGTAGTACCCCAACAATGCTGCATGTTGCATTCCTGCCTCTCTCAAAAGGAAGAACCATGTTGGTTCAAGAACTTGCAAGTTACAGGTACCAGTCGCAACTGCGTTATTCCAACTTATGTAATACTCTAACGAGATCATAGGTATACTCTATTAATTGTTAATTGAAGAATTTGCATCTTCCAAACATCATGTCATACAAATTGAAGTTTGGTGATCAAAATGCATGTCAGTACTTGCCATTCTATTAGTTCCTACAAGTGATATCCGGTCATCATAGACATAAACGCTTCCAAATGCATCTGTGCCAGGAGGACATTCAAGAGCAGCTTCAAGAACTCTATGGTGTACCCCATGAGAATCAATGGAATACCCACCTTTATGATCATGCCCAGCAAGAACAACCTTAACACAATTGTATCTGTGTATCAAATCCATCACTTCATCACAATTCCACAATAGTGCCTCCTCAGTTGCTGCACAAGGATCTAGAGGCAGATGGCATGCGACAACAACCTTCTGTTTCAAATTGGTTGCATCGTGGAGAACACCATCCAACCATTTCATCTGTTCCTTTCCAACACCTCCGTTAAACATAAGAAACCTTCTTTCAAGCCCCACCATATTTGTTGGACTGTTCTTATCTTCATTTGGATTCCTCTCCCTAAGCAATTTCATGGCCTCCAATGTTCTTGGATGATCTTGAGGCCAACCAATGGCACTGATGTCATAGCTATCCAGAACTACAAATCTATATTCAGGCACAGGTGAGAAATCATAGTAAGCACAACCATCAAGGGTTTGGATATTCAATAATGGAAGCAACGTGCTTCGAGGAAGATTGTAAAGACAGTGATTGCCAATCATATGATACACAGGTCCCCTGAACATTCCAAATTCATCCACAACTTTCTTTACAGCATGAATAGATTGATCTTTAGGACAAAATCCATCAACAATATCTCCTAAATTAATCACAAACTTATGCTTCTGATGAGTATTCCATTCTTTAACTGCTCTCTGCAATACAAGAAAACTATGCCTATAATACCGCGGAACACCGAGGAATGAGCGACCATCAGGAATGTCAGCGTATTGGACATCAGAAATcaatccaaaagaaaaaagaggcTGTGCAGTAGCAACCCCAGTGGCAGACACCATGGCGTCTCTCTATGATCACCTACCATACATAAAACATCTATAACGTCAGCAAAGTAGTACTTTCCAAGCGCAATCTAAAGAAAAAGCTAACACTCAGAATACATATCCAGAGATAGATAATGATTAAGGAAGAAAatatacagaaaaaaaaaaaaaaaaaaaaaaaagtggggtAGCTAACTTGGCCTCTACTTGAATTATCAGACTCCTGGCATTTTCTTTTCAGAAAGTAGTTTCCCTTTACTCATAACAGCCTACTTACTTGGGAGCAAGTTCATCAATCTGAGTTAGTCTAATGCAATTTCCATTCCCAATTTGTACAAATCAAATATAAACATAGGTAAAAGATAAAAGTTTGATATACTACCTAGAGAATAAGTTTTTGAGAATCATTTTCCAGTTTGAGGCACGAGGGTGATGCTCCTTTTTTAAATACTTTTCCCCTATGGCTGCAAGTAAGACATATATATTTAGGGTAGTTTTGGAGCTTACTATGTGTTCTGGGGAAGATGGATGAAGGGCAAAGGCGAAAGACTAAGATGATGAAGACATGGATATGCTGCTCAATTTAAAGATAAAGAAATCACCATTAAACAATGTTTGATAAATCTTTACCTAGGATTCTACATCCTATCtcatcataaataaattttgttttatctttCTATCAATGGTATCATTAACAAGCACAGACACGGCTTTAAGTTAAACAGAGGAATTTaaaaatacattattattattattatt
Coding sequences within it:
- the LOC123898115 gene encoding manganese-dependent ADP-ribose/CDP-alcohol diphosphatase-like; translated protein: MVSATGVATAQPLFSFGLISDVQYADIPDGRSFLGVPRYYRHSFLVLQRAVKEWNTHQKHKFVINLGDIVDGFCPKDQSIHAVKKVVDEFGMFRGPVYHMIGNHCLYNLPRSTLLPLLNIQTLDGCAYYDFSPVPEYRFVVLDSYDISAIGWPQDHPRTLEAMKLLRERNPNEDKNSPTNMVGLERRFLMFNGGVGKEQMKWLDGVLHDATNLKQKVVVACHLPLDPCAATEEALLWNCDEVMDLIHRYNCVKVVLAGHDHKGGYSIDSHGVHHRVLEAALECPPGTDAFGSVYVYDDRISLVGTNRMASTDMHFDHQTSICMT